In a single window of the Flavobacteriales bacterium genome:
- the uvrB gene encoding excinuclease ABC subunit UvrB, producing the protein MDFKLHSNFKPTGDQPQAIQQIVEGFNNKVQHQALLGVTGSGKTFTAANVIAQTNRPTLILSHNKTLAAQLYEEFKAFFPDNAVEYFVSYYDYYQPEAYLPTTGTYIEKDLSINDEIEKLRLSCTSSLLSGRRDVIVVSSVSCIYGIGNPANFKQGVIEISVGQNIARNKFLHQLVEVLYSRSTTGLERGQFRVNGDTVSIYLAYTDVALRVIFWGDEIESIETFDPNDNQVIETFENYQIFPANIFVTSNDTIKTAIEEIQDDLVKQYDYFKEIGRNLEAKRLLERVEYDLEMMRELGYCSGIENYSRYFDRRPVGSRPFCLLDYFPDDFIMMIDESHVTIPQIRAMYGGDRSRKVNLVEYGFRLPSAIDNRPLKFEEFEQLIGQTLYISATPADFELEKSEGILIEQIIRPTGLLDPIIEVRPSLNQIDDLLEEIQLVIERDERVLVTTLTKRMAEELDTYFSRMGIRSRYIHSDVDTLDRVEILADLRKGIFDVLIGVNLLREGLDLPEVSLVAILDADKEGFLRNRRSLVQTVGRAARNVNGKVLMYADKITDSMNATITETSRRRAIQIEYNEKHGITPTQIVKNTDKVFENKKQLSEYEINKALTAAAEEQTQYTTRDELEKAIKDVKTRMQYAAKQEDFMDAARLRDELFELQKELVDRF; encoded by the coding sequence ATGGACTTCAAACTACACTCAAATTTTAAACCTACAGGTGATCAACCACAAGCCATTCAACAAATTGTAGAGGGCTTTAATAATAAGGTACAACATCAAGCATTATTAGGAGTAACAGGATCAGGAAAAACATTTACGGCAGCCAATGTTATTGCACAAACCAATCGCCCTACTCTTATTTTATCACATAACAAAACATTAGCAGCTCAACTATATGAAGAATTCAAAGCTTTCTTTCCTGATAATGCAGTAGAATATTTTGTATCCTACTACGACTACTACCAACCTGAAGCCTACCTTCCAACAACAGGAACATATATCGAAAAGGATTTATCCATTAATGACGAAATTGAAAAATTAAGGTTAAGTTGTACGTCATCATTACTTTCGGGAAGAAGAGATGTTATTGTTGTTTCATCTGTTTCATGTATCTATGGTATTGGTAACCCTGCCAATTTTAAACAAGGAGTTATTGAGATAAGTGTTGGACAAAATATTGCCCGTAATAAATTTTTGCATCAACTTGTTGAGGTGTTGTATTCTAGAAGTACAACTGGTTTGGAACGAGGACAGTTTCGTGTTAATGGAGATACGGTTTCTATTTATTTAGCTTATACTGATGTTGCCTTACGCGTTATTTTTTGGGGTGATGAAATTGAATCAATCGAAACATTTGACCCGAATGATAATCAAGTCATAGAAACCTTTGAAAACTATCAAATTTTTCCTGCTAATATTTTTGTAACGAGTAATGACACCATTAAAACTGCTATTGAAGAAATTCAAGACGATTTGGTAAAACAATACGACTATTTTAAAGAAATTGGAAGAAACTTAGAGGCTAAAAGGCTATTGGAACGTGTTGAATATGATTTAGAAATGATGCGTGAGCTGGGGTACTGCTCTGGTATAGAAAATTACTCTCGTTACTTTGACAGACGACCAGTTGGAAGTCGTCCATTCTGCCTTTTGGATTACTTCCCAGATGACTTTATTATGATGATTGATGAAAGCCATGTCACCATTCCTCAAATCAGAGCCATGTATGGAGGTGACCGTTCAAGAAAGGTGAACCTTGTAGAATATGGTTTTAGGCTGCCTTCTGCTATTGACAATCGTCCATTAAAATTTGAAGAGTTTGAACAACTAATTGGCCAGACCTTATACATCAGTGCTACACCAGCAGATTTTGAATTAGAAAAATCTGAGGGAATTCTAATAGAACAGATTATTCGTCCTACTGGCCTCTTAGATCCTATTATTGAAGTAAGACCTAGTTTAAATCAAATAGATGATTTATTAGAGGAAATTCAACTGGTTATTGAACGAGATGAGCGTGTATTAGTCACTACACTTACCAAAAGAATGGCAGAGGAGTTAGATACTTATTTTTCTCGAATGGGAATACGAAGTCGCTATATTCACTCAGATGTAGACACCTTAGATAGGGTTGAAATTCTTGCAGATCTAAGAAAAGGAATATTTGATGTTTTAATAGGTGTAAACTTGTTAAGGGAGGGACTAGACCTTCCCGAAGTTTCTTTAGTTGCCATATTAGACGCCGATAAAGAGGGCTTCTTAAGAAACCGTAGATCTTTAGTACAAACTGTAGGTAGGGCTGCACGTAACGTTAACGGAAAAGTACTCATGTATGCTGATAAAATCACTGATTCTATGAATGCAACGATTACTGAAACCAGTAGGCGTAGAGCTATTCAAATCGAATACAATGAAAAGCATGGAATCACCCCAACACAAATTGTTAAAAATACAGACAAAGTTTTCGAGAATAAAAAACAATTATCAGAATATGAAATCAACAAAGCTTTAACTGCTGCAGCCGAAGAGCAAACACAATATACTACAAGAGATGAATTAGAAAAAGCAATTAAAGATGTAAAAACTAGAATGCAATATGCAGCAAAACAAGAAGATTTTATGGATGCCGCACGTTTAAGAGATGAATTATTTGAATTGCAGAAAGAATTAGTTGACCGCTTTTAA
- a CDS encoding DUF5686 and carboxypeptidase regulatory-like domain-containing protein, protein MKYILLLIITLISHFFYAGAIKGKILDTNNEVLPFASVYIKNTSYGTTSNLKGEYFLEIEKGKHTIVYSFIGFQIVEKEIEITSAHQTIELNIQLKEDVALLADVEIVAKTRDRAKIIMKEVRAKRTTYLNAINQYACKTYLKSSLEKEPVIKNQADSLSLIYTPDEQQEDRLKKQNLNLIETISTTYFKAPNRYKEIIEAHHDYAEVDDPMGVNNISFGMEIGESQVAQETGEDKNPYLIYTDISNSDFNFYKNKISFSAISAKPFISPLANSSALSYAYDYKGSFIEDGKKIYHLEVIPRFKNEALFYGSIYIEDSTWALKSVDLNVNKGALFFCSEFKIIQNYEQLDSTAYLPVRRELFYNIKDGDYNIIGNTRVNHSNYNLSPTFPKKTFNSEVKRFEVDAFDKDEQFWDANRPITLKKDELTFIGEYDSLVSLYTSPEYLKRVDSAFNKINIWSFLLTGIGHKNSFKGTEFRFRGLINQIVPLGVGGYRHRLGGYFNKEFPNNYLLETEGQIDYGFKNKDVKGKVGVGLTYVPLKFVRTFIRFGDSYELINQNASFTAVLSRSNYVRSKNVSIAQRMEIINGLYAEATLSYQHQLSLEGLQLVDYSALALGDTADQSIIENLNTPTSFEDYKKTEIELSLKYRFKQKYYIKNNKKVITEAKLPIVSLKYRRGIPNMFNSEVDFEYIEVSAEDHVRLPQLGYSTWKVSTGTFTNKNNLRVLEHKYFRGSDAGLFADPLNSFQLMGYQFDTRNEYFQANYIHHFEGAILNKVPLINRLKLQLVGGAGTLLIRDIDFAHFEAFGGLERIFNVRLFGETQPLRLGGYFVTADNTLDNANFRFKVGIDFYDSSRKKWNY, encoded by the coding sequence ATGAAATACATTCTATTACTTATTATCACTTTGATTTCTCATTTTTTTTATGCTGGAGCAATCAAAGGAAAAATACTAGACACCAATAATGAAGTCCTCCCTTTTGCTAGTGTTTACATTAAAAATACAAGTTATGGAACAACCTCCAATTTAAAAGGAGAATACTTTCTTGAAATAGAAAAGGGTAAACACACCATTGTATACAGTTTTATTGGTTTTCAAATTGTAGAGAAAGAAATCGAAATCACTTCCGCTCACCAAACTATTGAATTGAACATTCAGCTAAAAGAAGATGTTGCTTTATTAGCTGACGTAGAGATCGTTGCTAAAACTAGGGATCGAGCAAAAATAATTATGAAAGAAGTACGAGCTAAACGTACCACTTACCTCAATGCAATAAATCAATACGCTTGTAAAACCTATTTGAAGTCTTCTTTAGAAAAAGAACCCGTTATTAAAAATCAAGCTGACAGCTTAAGTTTAATTTACACTCCTGATGAGCAACAAGAAGACCGTTTAAAAAAACAAAACTTAAATTTAATCGAAACCATTTCAACCACCTATTTCAAAGCTCCTAACCGTTACAAAGAAATTATAGAAGCCCACCATGATTATGCTGAAGTTGATGACCCTATGGGAGTTAACAACATTTCTTTTGGGATGGAAATTGGTGAATCACAAGTTGCGCAAGAAACAGGAGAAGACAAAAACCCCTATCTCATTTATACTGATATATCCAACTCTGATTTTAATTTCTATAAAAATAAGATCTCATTTTCTGCTATTAGTGCTAAACCTTTTATTTCTCCTTTAGCCAACTCATCTGCCCTGAGCTACGCATACGACTATAAAGGTAGTTTTATTGAAGATGGAAAAAAGATTTACCATTTAGAAGTTATTCCTAGATTTAAAAATGAAGCCTTATTTTATGGATCTATCTATATCGAAGATAGTACTTGGGCTTTAAAATCGGTAGATTTAAATGTAAACAAAGGCGCTTTATTCTTTTGTAGTGAATTCAAAATTATTCAAAACTATGAACAACTTGATTCGACTGCTTATTTACCTGTAAGAAGAGAATTATTTTATAACATTAAAGATGGAGACTATAATATTATTGGAAATACAAGGGTGAATCATTCCAACTACAACCTCTCTCCTACTTTTCCAAAGAAAACATTTAACAGTGAAGTGAAACGCTTTGAGGTTGATGCTTTTGATAAAGATGAACAATTTTGGGACGCTAATCGACCAATTACATTAAAGAAAGATGAGTTAACTTTTATTGGAGAATACGATAGTTTGGTCAGTTTATACACTAGTCCAGAATACTTAAAAAGAGTTGACTCGGCCTTTAATAAAATTAATATCTGGAGCTTTTTATTGACAGGAATTGGACATAAAAACAGTTTTAAGGGAACCGAATTTAGGTTTAGAGGGCTCATCAATCAGATCGTTCCCCTAGGAGTTGGGGGATATCGCCATAGGCTAGGTGGATACTTTAACAAAGAATTCCCTAACAACTACCTGCTAGAAACGGAAGGCCAAATCGATTATGGATTTAAAAACAAAGACGTAAAAGGGAAAGTTGGAGTTGGCTTAACCTATGTCCCACTGAAATTCGTTCGTACATTTATACGTTTTGGAGATTCTTATGAACTCATTAATCAAAATGCTTCTTTTACGGCTGTTTTGAGTCGAAGTAACTATGTTCGCTCTAAAAATGTTAGCATTGCACAACGTATGGAAATCATAAATGGACTATATGCTGAAGCTACTCTGTCTTATCAGCATCAACTTTCTTTAGAGGGACTGCAATTAGTTGATTACTCCGCTCTTGCATTAGGAGACACTGCTGACCAAAGCATTATTGAAAACTTAAACACCCCTACTTCTTTTGAAGATTATAAAAAAACTGAAATAGAACTCTCATTAAAGTATCGTTTCAAGCAAAAGTACTATATCAAAAACAATAAAAAAGTCATTACAGAAGCCAAACTTCCTATTGTAAGTCTAAAATATAGAAGAGGGATTCCTAATATGTTTAATAGCGAGGTAGATTTTGAATACATAGAGGTTAGTGCAGAAGACCACGTAAGGTTACCACAATTAGGGTATTCTACTTGGAAAGTTAGCACTGGTACTTTTACCAATAAAAACAACTTAAGAGTTTTGGAGCATAAATATTTTAGAGGTTCTGATGCTGGACTTTTTGCTGACCCTTTAAATTCATTTCAACTGATGGGCTACCAATTTGATACTAGAAATGAGTATTTCCAAGCCAATTACATTCATCATTTTGAAGGAGCTATTCTTAATAAAGTTCCTTTAATCAACCGTCTTAAACTTCAATTAGTTGGAGGTGCAGGAACCTTATTGATTAGAGACATAGACTTTGCTCATTTTGAAGCCTTTGGAGGACTAGAACGTATCTTTAATGTACGATTATTTGGAGAAACTCAACCCCTAAGATTAGGAGGCTATTTTGTTACCGCTGACAATACCCTAGATAATGCCAACTTTAGGTTTAAAGTAGGAATAGATTTTTATGATTCTAGTAGAAAAAAGTGGAATTACTAA
- a CDS encoding sensor histidine kinase, whose translation MCNKIGILGFVFFFSLSLFYGQVDALEVKKIERFILQNKKDSALLVYEELSGDTASNNYLKTLHRIALSQECSNEDIYAFINKVINDNTINKIDVHHYLIEYLAPPKEELIDISYVKIKWLQITFLTELVMMEEAEREHEVLSKYIDQFNEKDDNVQRAIFYKNIYPIILTIIKRSLEEGEKLCFENKTIAEGLKDTSLMIVSNYYYSDFLLMRGRLEAYISLCETNLLLERKRPNKSIFYYGNLCHLIDALIYKGGEEERIFKLLDEVYNSTNYKEYSYSYYIQLLGNFSDTALYSKKILNKFNVNDIIALSDTLIQQSKAVIPPNEYYQLLRIVGEALFSKGHYEKAKKIHYLSVTHIREIYTKDLAGVLATNKIRAVVKENEYELSLANEKSKRFLYSLMLLGVIVLMAVISILILRIKHKKLTKREQEKQLLLQEIHHRVKNNFQIVSSLLKLQVKGIKDEKAIEMAIEGQNRVKSMSLIHEKLYQNDDLEVDFEDYINTLVSNINILYNKVSITKEIKVPQGCKLDIDTAVPLGLILNELITNAFKYAFVDSNEQNILTVLCQKEEGLNVLTVKDNGKGVYSGVSFENPNTTGLRLIKSLAKQLHGSVEYEYNEGAIFKVFYKETVLREAVD comes from the coding sequence ATGTGTAATAAAATAGGAATTCTAGGTTTTGTTTTTTTCTTCAGTTTAAGCTTGTTTTATGGTCAAGTCGATGCTTTAGAGGTTAAGAAAATAGAACGTTTTATATTACAAAATAAGAAAGACTCCGCATTATTGGTTTATGAAGAATTAAGCGGAGATACAGCATCGAATAATTATCTGAAAACGCTTCATAGAATAGCTCTTTCCCAAGAGTGTAGCAATGAAGATATCTATGCTTTTATAAACAAAGTAATCAATGATAATACAATAAATAAAATTGATGTTCATCACTACTTAATTGAATATTTGGCTCCTCCTAAGGAAGAGTTGATTGATATTTCTTATGTTAAAATTAAGTGGCTTCAAATTACATTCTTAACTGAACTTGTTATGATGGAGGAGGCAGAAAGAGAACATGAGGTGCTATCTAAGTATATTGACCAATTCAATGAAAAAGATGATAATGTACAAAGAGCGATCTTTTATAAAAATATTTATCCAATAATATTAACCATCATCAAGAGAAGCCTAGAAGAAGGGGAAAAATTGTGTTTTGAGAATAAAACAATCGCTGAGGGTTTAAAGGATACAAGTCTAATGATAGTCTCTAATTATTATTACAGTGATTTTTTGTTAATGAGAGGCAGATTAGAAGCGTATATAAGTCTTTGTGAAACGAATTTGCTTTTGGAGCGTAAGCGTCCTAATAAATCCATTTTTTATTATGGTAATCTTTGTCATCTTATAGACGCTTTAATTTATAAAGGAGGAGAAGAAGAAAGAATATTTAAATTGCTGGATGAAGTATACAACAGTACTAATTATAAGGAGTATAGTTATTCATATTATATCCAATTATTAGGGAACTTCTCCGATACTGCTTTGTATTCGAAGAAGATTCTAAATAAATTTAATGTTAATGATATCATAGCGCTTTCAGATACGCTTATTCAGCAATCTAAAGCTGTCATTCCTCCCAATGAATATTATCAGCTTTTAAGAATAGTTGGGGAAGCTTTGTTTAGTAAGGGACATTATGAAAAAGCGAAAAAAATCCATTATTTAAGTGTTACACATATAAGGGAAATTTATACTAAAGATCTGGCAGGAGTATTAGCAACTAATAAAATAAGAGCGGTAGTCAAGGAAAATGAATATGAGTTGTCCTTAGCCAATGAAAAATCAAAGCGATTCTTATATAGTTTGATGTTATTGGGAGTGATTGTATTGATGGCAGTTATAAGTATATTGATTCTCAGAATAAAACATAAAAAACTAACCAAAAGAGAACAAGAAAAACAACTGTTGCTTCAAGAAATACATCATAGGGTAAAAAATAATTTTCAAATAGTTTCCAGTTTATTAAAGTTACAGGTAAAAGGTATTAAAGATGAAAAAGCTATAGAAATGGCTATAGAGGGGCAAAATAGAGTGAAATCTATGTCCTTAATCCATGAGAAGTTATATCAAAATGACGATTTAGAAGTAGACTTTGAGGACTATATCAATACGTTAGTTAGTAATATTAATATCTTATATAATAAAGTTAGTATCACAAAAGAGATTAAAGTACCCCAAGGATGTAAGCTTGATATTGATACAGCTGTACCTTTAGGATTAATCTTAAATGAGTTGATTACTAATGCTTTTAAATATGCTTTTGTCGACTCAAATGAGCAAAATATCCTAACAGTTCTTTGTCAAAAAGAAGAAGGTCTGAATGTCCTTACCGTAAAGGATAATGGAAAGGGAGTTTATAGTGGTGTTTCATTTGAAAATCCAAATACAACAGGTTTGAGATTAATCAAAAGTTTGGCAAAACAATTACATGGTTCTGTTGAGTATGAATACAATGAAGGTGCTATTTTTAAAGTTTTTTATAAGGAAACCGTTTTAAGAGAAGCAGTAGATTAA
- a CDS encoding cysteine dioxygenase family protein: MDLPKSLTYIREELISKKIVKPHEVIRIIQSAGVRKEDLEPWADFNHPIKDSYGRKMVYKAPNFEIMVMSWLPGDMSAIHNHGYTTWGAVQVFGENEHATFKIEDNHLKTLTRSQFKNGEIVGVGHHLIHQMGNLTDNNVLTLHVYGVEEAIDNITGDAHLYDPSNGTIQIINGGVFFDLPNTQIEDIIEGPKGDYPTQLRHLLELAKRIRRYNPNSIKLKEIENIIVSKSQVEQLSNFVSSLKDERGHIMNQNQWNILNRELCETKAYLLNNAYLLEEFNKAIQGIITVKCVL, from the coding sequence ATGGATTTACCAAAATCGTTGACATATATAAGGGAAGAGTTAATATCAAAAAAGATTGTTAAACCGCATGAAGTTATTCGGATTATTCAATCTGCTGGAGTTCGAAAAGAAGATTTAGAACCTTGGGCTGATTTTAACCATCCAATCAAAGACAGTTACGGGAGAAAAATGGTTTACAAAGCTCCAAACTTTGAAATAATGGTAATGTCTTGGTTGCCAGGGGATATGTCGGCAATCCATAACCATGGTTATACAACATGGGGGGCTGTTCAAGTATTTGGAGAAAACGAGCATGCAACGTTTAAAATAGAGGATAACCATTTGAAAACACTGACAAGAAGTCAATTTAAAAATGGTGAGATTGTTGGAGTCGGTCACCATTTGATTCATCAAATGGGGAATTTAACCGACAATAATGTTTTGACATTACATGTGTATGGTGTGGAAGAAGCAATTGACAATATAACAGGTGATGCTCACCTCTATGATCCGAGTAATGGTACAATTCAGATTATAAATGGAGGAGTGTTCTTTGATTTACCCAATACGCAAATTGAAGATATTATAGAGGGTCCAAAAGGAGATTATCCAACACAGTTAAGACATTTATTAGAGTTAGCGAAAAGAATTAGAAGATATAATCCTAATTCAATTAAGTTAAAAGAAATAGAAAATATTATCGTTTCTAAGAGTCAGGTGGAACAATTGAGCAATTTTGTTAGCAGTTTGAAAGATGAGCGTGGTCATATAATGAATCAAAATCAATGGAATATATTGAATCGAGAGTTGTGTGAAACAAAAGCCTATTTATTAAATAATGCTTATTTGTTAGAGGAATTTAATAAAGCCATTCAAGGAATTATCACTGTAAAGTGTGTGTTATGA